One genomic region from Fictibacillus marinisediminis encodes:
- a CDS encoding DinB family protein, translated as MNQYLYKQFEMTRGFFLKNASAVPAEMADVQPEGFNNTIHWHIGHVLTVTEQFLFGFPKKSAHLPENYVELFGKGTKPADWKGNVPSVEELVTQLQDQLVRIKDIPEEALDEKLKKPFLGLETFRELANMAVFHESNHLGQLHAIKLLIERTVVKN; from the coding sequence ATGAATCAGTACCTTTACAAGCAGTTTGAAATGACAAGAGGATTTTTTCTGAAAAATGCCAGCGCAGTTCCCGCTGAAATGGCTGATGTTCAGCCGGAAGGATTCAACAATACCATCCACTGGCACATCGGACATGTCTTAACCGTAACTGAGCAGTTTCTTTTCGGTTTTCCGAAAAAGTCAGCTCATCTGCCCGAAAACTATGTAGAATTGTTTGGCAAAGGAACAAAGCCGGCAGACTGGAAGGGAAATGTTCCATCCGTTGAAGAACTGGTCACTCAGCTGCAGGATCAGCTCGTACGAATTAAAGACATCCCGGAAGAAGCACTGGATGAAAAATTGAAAAAGCCGTTCCTTGGTCTGGAAACATTCCGTGAACTAGCAAACATGGCTGTTTTTCATGAATCCAATCATTTGGGACAGCTGCATGCGATCAAACTTCTTATTGAACGTACGGTCGTTAAAAACTAA
- a CDS encoding glycosyltransferase family 2 protein gives MEYAVLFFFSLSIAFPIIHSFNCLPLFKKRKKRYRPKPIFEKSVSILIPCYNEEKIIATSVENMKTLTYSSLDIIYINDGSTDATLGKLNELLQLKESSKLPLNQLKHKKVIEFYKSELYPNIYVLDKTNGGKADALNAGIEYSSNELVVTLDADTIMTDHSLPAINETFEEQNVVAAGGMVHVLQTKTKNPSSGLTLRGTNLLIRAQALDFLRAFYITKVSHARFGALSIISGAFGIFRKQVLLNVGGYRTTIGEDIDITLKIQRHISGDKNKKVTFIPDAVCYTELPENLWDLFKQRVRWQKAFIDCVIHFRSFLGKNLFTSSVSFFYIFEAFISGTLAVYFMTSIFVVDGFALHSSALEYVLIYVLYIFIFGLVYDMVAIGMGEYHGYAFQEKDTYPLLATILFDIFIFRIVTMVCVAYGSIAYFFNRDWNKVSRTGREYQADSRPAA, from the coding sequence GTGGAATATGCAGTACTTTTTTTCTTCTCTCTTTCTATCGCTTTTCCAATCATTCATTCCTTTAACTGCCTTCCCTTATTTAAAAAAAGGAAAAAACGGTATCGGCCAAAACCGATTTTTGAAAAAAGTGTCAGTATACTCATTCCTTGTTACAATGAGGAGAAAATCATTGCAACATCCGTTGAAAACATGAAAACATTAACCTATTCTTCGTTAGATATCATTTATATTAATGACGGTTCAACTGACGCTACACTTGGAAAACTTAATGAGCTATTACAACTAAAAGAAAGCTCAAAACTCCCGCTCAATCAGCTAAAACATAAGAAAGTGATCGAATTTTACAAGTCCGAGCTTTATCCGAATATTTATGTGCTTGATAAAACGAACGGCGGAAAGGCTGATGCGCTCAATGCAGGCATTGAGTATTCTAGCAATGAACTTGTTGTAACACTTGATGCAGACACCATCATGACAGACCATTCCCTGCCGGCCATCAATGAAACTTTCGAAGAGCAAAATGTGGTCGCTGCTGGCGGCATGGTTCATGTGCTTCAGACAAAAACGAAGAATCCATCCTCAGGACTGACATTACGTGGGACGAACCTGCTGATTCGAGCACAGGCGCTTGATTTCCTCCGGGCCTTCTACATTACGAAGGTCTCCCATGCAAGGTTTGGAGCGCTCTCAATCATTTCAGGTGCATTTGGTATTTTCAGAAAGCAGGTGCTGCTCAACGTCGGCGGCTATCGGACGACGATTGGAGAAGACATCGATATCACTCTAAAGATTCAGCGCCACATTTCTGGTGATAAGAACAAAAAGGTTACTTTCATACCTGATGCCGTATGCTATACCGAGCTTCCTGAAAACCTATGGGATCTGTTCAAACAGCGGGTCCGCTGGCAAAAAGCATTCATTGACTGTGTCATTCATTTCAGATCATTCCTTGGAAAAAATCTGTTTACGAGCTCTGTTTCCTTTTTCTATATTTTTGAAGCTTTTATTTCCGGTACACTCGCGGTTTATTTTATGACCAGTATCTTTGTCGTTGACGGATTCGCCCTGCACTCGTCCGCTCTTGAATATGTACTCATCTATGTTTTGTACATCTTTATTTTCGGCCTTGTATACGATATGGTGGCCATCGGAATGGGAGAATATCATGGCTACGCTTTTCAGGAAAAAGACACATACCCCCTTTTAGCAACTATTCTTTTTGATATCTTTATTTTCAGGATAGTGACAATGGTATGTGTTGCTTATGGAAGCATCGCCTATTTCTTCAATCGGGACTGGAATAAAGTATCTAGAACAGGCCGTGAATACCAGGCAGACTCCCGTCCTGCCGCATAA
- the thiC gene encoding phosphomethylpyrimidine synthase ThiC yields the protein MNVQNENQVLLKSQFPNSSKVYKTGSRPDVRVPMRRVSLSETRKAGGAEENPPVVLYDTSGPYTDPAYEADVKKGLPLLRKKWVKDRDDTEQYEGRSVKPEDNGYRKQFQESYVFRPFKPMRAKSSGNVTQMHYAKKGIITPEMEFIAIREGLEADFVRSEVASGRAIIPANINHLELEPMIIGKNFHVKINANIGNSAVTSSIEEEVEKMTWATYWGADTIMDLSTGKDIHTTREWIIRNSPVPVGTVPIYQALEKVNGIAEDLSWEVYRDTLIEQAEQGVDYFTIHAGVLLRYVPLTINRVTGIVSRGGSIMAQWCLAYHQENFLYTHFEDICEICKAYDISVSLGDGLRPGSIADANDEAQFAELETLGELTKIAWKHDVQVMIEGPGHVPMHQIKENVDKQMEICHEAPFYTLGPLTTDIAPGYDHITSAIGAAMIGWFGTAMLCYVTPKEHLGLPNKDDVREGVIAYKIAAHAADLAKGHPGALKRDNALSKARFEFRWEDQFNLSLDPEKARGYHDETLPSQGAKTAHFCSMCGPKFCSMRISHDLRNMSAQELSGQEKDVKEGMREKAKEFHDNGSNIYS from the coding sequence ATGAACGTTCAAAATGAAAATCAAGTTTTGCTTAAATCACAGTTTCCAAACAGCTCAAAGGTGTATAAGACAGGATCCCGTCCGGACGTCAGGGTGCCAATGAGAAGAGTCAGTCTTTCGGAAACACGGAAAGCTGGAGGAGCCGAAGAGAATCCGCCTGTCGTACTCTATGATACGAGCGGTCCTTACACCGATCCGGCATATGAGGCAGATGTGAAAAAAGGCCTGCCTTTGCTGAGGAAAAAATGGGTGAAAGACCGGGACGATACAGAACAATATGAAGGCCGCTCGGTAAAACCTGAAGACAATGGCTACAGAAAACAGTTTCAGGAGTCGTATGTTTTTCGTCCTTTTAAGCCGATGCGGGCAAAAAGTAGCGGAAATGTTACTCAGATGCATTATGCGAAAAAAGGGATCATCACGCCTGAAATGGAATTCATTGCGATCCGGGAGGGGCTTGAAGCCGATTTTGTTCGAAGCGAAGTGGCGAGTGGGAGGGCCATCATCCCTGCCAACATCAATCACCTGGAACTGGAACCGATGATTATCGGAAAGAACTTTCATGTGAAGATCAACGCGAACATCGGAAACTCTGCTGTGACTTCGTCTATTGAGGAAGAGGTTGAAAAAATGACATGGGCTACCTACTGGGGAGCGGATACGATCATGGATCTGTCTACAGGAAAAGACATCCATACGACCAGAGAGTGGATCATCAGAAACTCTCCGGTCCCTGTGGGCACCGTTCCGATCTATCAGGCGCTTGAGAAAGTGAACGGGATAGCGGAGGATTTATCCTGGGAAGTCTACCGTGATACACTCATCGAACAGGCCGAGCAGGGAGTCGATTATTTTACGATTCATGCCGGTGTGTTGCTGCGGTACGTGCCATTAACGATCAATCGGGTCACGGGCATCGTTTCACGGGGCGGATCCATCATGGCGCAATGGTGTCTCGCTTACCATCAGGAAAACTTTTTATATACTCATTTCGAGGACATCTGCGAAATCTGTAAAGCGTATGACATCTCCGTCTCATTGGGTGATGGATTACGGCCCGGCTCGATTGCGGACGCCAATGACGAGGCACAGTTTGCAGAACTGGAAACGTTGGGAGAGCTCACAAAGATCGCCTGGAAACATGATGTGCAGGTCATGATCGAAGGGCCGGGGCATGTGCCGATGCATCAGATCAAGGAGAACGTAGATAAGCAAATGGAGATCTGCCATGAGGCGCCCTTCTATACACTAGGACCTCTGACGACAGACATTGCGCCTGGGTACGACCACATCACTTCCGCAATTGGGGCAGCTATGATTGGATGGTTCGGAACGGCGATGCTTTGCTATGTGACGCCGAAGGAACATTTGGGGCTGCCAAACAAGGATGATGTCAGGGAGGGTGTGATCGCATATAAAATCGCTGCCCATGCAGCAGATTTGGCAAAAGGCCATCCAGGAGCATTGAAGAGGGATAATGCACTCTCAAAAGCTAGATTTGAATTCAGATGGGAAGATCAGTTTAATCTTTCATTGGATCCTGAGAAGGCAAGGGGTTATCACGATGAAACCCTCCCTTCACAAGGAGCAAAAACCGCTCATTTTTGTTCCATGTGCGGACCGAAATTCTGCTCTATGAGAATTTCACATGATCTAAGAAATATGTCTGCACAAGAACTTTCGGGTCAGGAAAAAGATGTGAAGGAAGGAATGCGGGAAAAAGCCAAGGAATTTCATGACAATGGCTCGAATATCTATTCATGA
- a CDS encoding sugar phosphate isomerase/epimerase family protein, producing MHKRGLQLYTIRELCEKDFIGTLKEVSSWGYNGAQFAGYYDTSAKVLKQALNEYDLKPAGSHIGLDQLEGDALKRQIEYNQLLGNDLLILAYLMEENRKNIEDYKRAAEILNNAGYLLNREGLKLGYHNHDFEFVDHGGAAGYDILLDETDPSLVSFELDCYWAAYSGYDPAEFMERIGKRLVTLHMKDMAVKGTEKQSTILGNGELDLQSIIKKGNDLNVSWYIVEQEHFEKDLVTTAKENARVLEELLS from the coding sequence ATGCATAAAAGAGGGTTGCAGCTTTACACGATAAGAGAGCTTTGTGAAAAAGATTTCATTGGCACACTAAAAGAAGTTTCATCGTGGGGGTATAATGGTGCACAGTTTGCCGGTTATTATGACACTTCAGCAAAGGTGTTAAAGCAGGCACTGAATGAGTATGATTTAAAACCGGCAGGCAGCCACATCGGACTCGATCAGCTTGAGGGAGATGCACTCAAACGCCAGATTGAATACAATCAGTTACTCGGAAACGACTTATTAATCCTGGCATATCTGATGGAAGAAAATCGGAAGAATATAGAAGATTATAAACGAGCAGCTGAGATTTTAAATAATGCAGGGTATTTATTGAATCGCGAAGGGTTGAAATTAGGGTATCACAATCATGATTTTGAGTTTGTTGATCATGGGGGTGCTGCAGGTTACGATATTTTATTGGATGAGACCGATCCCTCACTGGTTTCCTTTGAGTTGGATTGCTATTGGGCAGCCTATTCAGGCTATGACCCTGCTGAGTTTATGGAAAGGATTGGGAAACGTCTTGTTACTTTGCACATGAAGGACATGGCAGTAAAAGGCACCGAAAAACAAAGCACGATTTTAGGAAACGGAGAATTGGATTTACAATCTATCATCAAAAAGGGCAATGATCTGAATGTTTCATGGTACATTGTGGAACAGGAGCATTTTGAAAAAGACCTTGTCACTACTGCAAAAGAAAATGCCAGGGTTCTTGAAGAACTACTAAGCTAG
- a CDS encoding SDR family oxidoreductase, with product MSIYKKEEGKVAIVTGGGSGIGRAAALAMGKEGLKVCVMDVKEERAEEVAGEIKDSGGEAMAAEIDVSNPHEVQRGIEQAVQKWGRLDVLFANAGINGTLAPIENLSLEEWNTTISTNLNGTFLAVKHAIPYMKKAGGSIVITSSINGNRKFHGFGMAAYSSSKAAQVAFMKMAALELARYKIRVNAICPGAINTNIGENTDATEAVKEITIPVNYPEGNQPLAHKPGEPEQVADLVLFLASERSSHITGTEIYIDGAETLL from the coding sequence ATGAGTATATATAAGAAAGAAGAAGGAAAAGTGGCCATTGTTACAGGCGGCGGTTCAGGAATTGGACGAGCAGCAGCCTTGGCCATGGGGAAGGAAGGCTTAAAGGTTTGTGTGATGGATGTAAAAGAAGAACGAGCAGAAGAAGTGGCAGGGGAGATTAAGGATTCGGGCGGGGAGGCGATGGCTGCGGAAATCGATGTTTCCAACCCTCATGAGGTGCAGCGAGGAATAGAGCAAGCGGTACAGAAGTGGGGGAGGCTGGATGTTCTATTTGCCAACGCCGGGATTAACGGGACTCTTGCTCCTATAGAAAATTTGTCGCTTGAAGAATGGAACACCACCATATCCACCAACTTAAACGGCACCTTTTTAGCCGTTAAGCATGCTATTCCCTATATGAAAAAAGCGGGAGGAAGCATTGTGATCACGAGTTCCATTAATGGAAACCGTAAGTTTCACGGATTCGGGATGGCGGCATACAGTTCATCGAAAGCAGCACAGGTTGCTTTTATGAAAATGGCTGCTCTCGAGCTTGCCCGGTATAAGATAAGAGTGAATGCGATTTGTCCTGGTGCCATTAATACCAACATCGGAGAAAATACAGATGCAACCGAAGCGGTAAAGGAGATTACGATTCCGGTTAATTATCCAGAAGGAAACCAGCCCCTTGCACATAAGCCTGGGGAACCTGAACAAGTCGCCGATCTCGTTTTGTTTCTGGCGTCTGAACGCTCCAGTCATATTACAGGAACAGAAATCTACATTGACGGCGCTGAAACACTTCTATAA
- a CDS encoding class I SAM-dependent methyltransferase, whose translation MLDSLLRDPVPFWDEFYRDRNKKIPFFHNVPDENLVEYFDNGRLGPGRVLELGCGPGRNAIYLAQKGCEVDAVDLSEEALDWGKERALKKNLAIHFIHQNIFDLDIEDGSYDFIYDSGCFHHLAPHRRLTYVELVNRALKPGGHFAVTCFVMGGSLGGSEISDWEVYRARSVMGGLGYTEEKLKTIFRSFTAVEVRRMKVMGAGSPTFGVPDLWTALFKKNSK comes from the coding sequence ATGCTGGATTCTTTATTAAGAGATCCGGTACCCTTTTGGGATGAATTTTATCGTGACCGCAATAAAAAGATTCCTTTTTTTCATAATGTGCCTGATGAAAACTTGGTTGAATACTTCGACAATGGCCGGTTAGGACCAGGCAGAGTCCTTGAACTAGGCTGCGGCCCGGGGAGAAACGCGATTTATCTTGCTCAAAAAGGCTGTGAGGTGGATGCGGTTGACCTATCTGAAGAAGCCTTGGACTGGGGAAAGGAACGAGCGCTGAAAAAAAATCTAGCTATTCATTTTATTCATCAGAATATCTTTGATCTGGATATAGAGGACGGATCCTATGACTTCATCTATGATTCAGGCTGTTTTCATCATCTTGCCCCGCATCGCAGGCTGACCTATGTGGAACTTGTAAACCGAGCTTTAAAACCAGGCGGCCATTTTGCGGTGACTTGTTTTGTGATGGGCGGCAGTTTGGGAGGCTCGGAAATTTCAGACTGGGAGGTGTACCGGGCGCGATCGGTGATGGGCGGATTGGGCTATACAGAGGAAAAGCTGAAAACTATTTTCAGGAGCTTTACGGCAGTAGAGGTTAGAAGGATGAAAGTGATGGGTGCAGGAAGCCCAACATTCGGTGTTCCGGATTTATGGACAGCGTTGTTTAAAAAGAATTCAAAGTAG
- a CDS encoding GNAT family N-acetyltransferase, which produces MIELKPVDRGNWEEVLLLKVKKEQEHFVPSVAVSLAKVYIKPDGDDVEYLPFAIYAEGMMVGFIMHAFEEQSDNMYWINGFLIDEKHQGKGYGKRAMIEMISWIEERFPHSRETRLTVHQENQKAAVLYKRLGYLPTGDVYEGEIVYKRERIQ; this is translated from the coding sequence ATGATTGAGCTAAAACCTGTCGATCGCGGCAACTGGGAAGAAGTGCTGCTGTTAAAAGTGAAAAAAGAGCAGGAGCATTTCGTGCCTTCTGTCGCTGTATCGCTGGCTAAAGTCTATATTAAGCCGGACGGCGATGATGTTGAGTACCTTCCATTTGCTATCTATGCAGAAGGAATGATGGTAGGATTCATCATGCATGCATTTGAAGAGCAGAGTGATAACATGTATTGGATCAATGGTTTTCTCATTGATGAAAAGCATCAGGGGAAGGGATATGGAAAAAGAGCGATGATTGAAATGATTTCATGGATTGAGGAGAGGTTTCCTCATTCCCGTGAAACACGGCTTACGGTCCATCAAGAGAACCAGAAGGCAGCCGTACTGTATAAGAGGCTGGGCTATCTGCCGACGGGAGATGTATATGAAGGAGAAATTGTGTACAAACGGGAAAGAATTCAATAG
- a CDS encoding GntR family transcriptional regulator, whose product MKNIQPIRRLSLREEVYHHLKNAILLLELEPEERLHDKDLAEQFGISRTPVREALKKLEDEGLVEAMPGSATRVAPLNNDEANHAFTVVAALHALAARLAVPLLEEKDIKELKIQNQKLRCAMEERNVIAAIQADEDFHQVFLTAAGNPELVKALEVSTAKIRRLEMAQFGSVKGVNSIQQHEQIMDACIEKDSEKTALLTEVNWLSLGELLIQQ is encoded by the coding sequence ATGAAAAACATTCAACCAATTAGACGATTATCATTAAGAGAAGAAGTGTATCATCATTTAAAGAATGCAATACTCTTATTAGAACTGGAGCCTGAGGAACGATTGCATGACAAAGATCTTGCGGAGCAATTCGGCATCAGCCGGACACCGGTAAGGGAGGCTCTAAAAAAACTTGAAGATGAAGGACTAGTCGAAGCGATGCCGGGTTCCGCGACAAGAGTCGCTCCGTTAAATAACGATGAAGCGAACCATGCATTTACCGTCGTTGCAGCACTTCATGCTTTAGCCGCCAGACTTGCCGTTCCACTTCTGGAGGAAAAGGATATTAAAGAATTAAAAATACAAAATCAAAAGCTGAGATGTGCTATGGAAGAAAGGAATGTTATTGCCGCCATTCAAGCGGATGAGGATTTTCATCAGGTGTTTCTAACAGCAGCCGGAAATCCTGAGCTGGTGAAAGCGCTGGAGGTAAGTACCGCTAAGATCCGCCGTTTAGAAATGGCCCAATTCGGCTCCGTAAAAGGGGTAAATTCGATACAGCAGCATGAACAAATCATGGATGCCTGCATAGAAAAAGATAGTGAGAAAACGGCTCTCCTGACGGAAGTAAACTGGCTGAGTCTCGGAGAACTGCTGATTCAACAATGA
- a CDS encoding DMT family transporter: MRPVIVGICSAFFFAFTFVLNRLMELSGGSWIWSASLRYFFMVPFLLIIVMLRGNLGQLMQTMKEQTKSWLLWSLVGFGLFYAPICFAAAYEPGWLIAGTWQITIISGSLLVPFFKEQVQTSQGLQSVRGKIPFKGLSMSLVILLGIVLMQMEQAGTLSFSDVLLGVLPVLVASFAYPLGNRKMMELCGGRLDAYQRVLGMTLASLPFWIVLAVIGWFADGPPTAVQTFQSALVALSSGVIATVLFFYATDLVRGNMQQLAAVEATQSAEVLFAAMGEIWLLSLPMPSALSWLGMALIMVGMILHSYVSRVKKRSSLQKANIS; the protein is encoded by the coding sequence ATGCGGCCTGTCATCGTCGGTATTTGCTCAGCTTTCTTTTTTGCCTTTACATTTGTGCTAAACCGTTTAATGGAATTATCAGGAGGAAGCTGGATCTGGAGCGCTTCACTTCGCTATTTTTTCATGGTGCCCTTTCTGTTGATTATTGTCATGTTAAGGGGAAACTTGGGACAGCTGATGCAGACCATGAAAGAACAGACGAAAAGCTGGCTGTTATGGAGTTTGGTGGGCTTCGGCCTATTTTATGCTCCCATCTGTTTTGCTGCAGCCTATGAACCTGGATGGCTGATCGCCGGAACGTGGCAGATTACCATTATCTCAGGCTCACTTCTCGTTCCTTTTTTTAAGGAACAGGTTCAAACATCACAAGGGCTTCAATCGGTAAGAGGGAAGATTCCGTTTAAGGGGCTCTCCATGTCGTTGGTCATCCTTCTTGGCATTGTCCTGATGCAGATGGAGCAGGCAGGAACACTTTCGTTCAGCGATGTGCTGCTAGGAGTACTTCCTGTGTTAGTCGCTTCGTTTGCTTATCCGCTCGGTAATCGAAAAATGATGGAGTTATGCGGAGGCCGGTTGGATGCTTATCAGCGGGTACTTGGCATGACGCTCGCCAGTCTTCCTTTCTGGATCGTTCTCGCTGTTATTGGCTGGTTTGCCGATGGGCCTCCAACGGCAGTCCAAACCTTTCAATCCGCCCTGGTAGCTCTTTCTTCAGGCGTTATCGCCACGGTGCTGTTCTTTTATGCCACGGATCTTGTCAGGGGGAACATGCAGCAGTTAGCGGCTGTTGAAGCGACCCAATCTGCGGAAGTCCTCTTTGCGGCAATGGGCGAAATATGGCTGTTATCCTTGCCGATGCCCTCCGCTTTATCATGGCTTGGCATGGCGTTAATCATGGTTGGAATGATTCTTCACAGCTATGTTTCACGGGTGAAAAAACGCTCAAGCCTGCAAAAAGCTAACATTTCATAA